In one window of Constrictibacter sp. MBR-5 DNA:
- a CDS encoding enoyl-CoA hydratase/isomerase family protein translates to MSGELVTYTSENRIAVITLNRPDKLNALSNGLVIELREAMKRLQASDDRVAIVTGSGDRAFSVGADLTDPPRDPDLWECMPGVGVDVDKPLIAAVAGHCVGGAFCLVQFCDIAVAAENANFFYPEAQLGFCGGLVASVAARIPHKIAMEFMLTGKRFDAQRAYEVGMVNKVVPTGQQVEGAMEYAKILADSSPMVMGMLKRFVRDDVMARGPSEKAALARRQLLSLARSEDQAEGGRAFREKRKPVFTGKPG, encoded by the coding sequence GTGAGCGGCGAACTGGTCACCTATACCTCCGAGAACCGCATCGCGGTGATCACCCTCAACCGTCCGGACAAGCTCAACGCGCTGTCGAACGGCCTCGTCATCGAGCTGCGCGAGGCGATGAAGCGGCTGCAGGCCTCCGACGACCGCGTGGCGATCGTTACCGGCTCCGGCGACCGCGCCTTCTCGGTCGGCGCCGACCTGACCGACCCGCCGCGCGACCCGGACCTTTGGGAGTGCATGCCGGGCGTCGGCGTCGACGTCGACAAGCCGCTGATCGCCGCGGTCGCCGGCCACTGCGTCGGTGGCGCCTTCTGCCTCGTCCAGTTCTGCGACATCGCCGTGGCGGCCGAGAACGCGAACTTCTTCTACCCGGAGGCGCAGCTGGGCTTTTGCGGCGGCCTGGTGGCGAGCGTCGCAGCGCGCATCCCGCACAAGATCGCCATGGAGTTCATGCTGACCGGCAAGCGCTTCGACGCGCAGCGCGCCTACGAGGTCGGGATGGTCAACAAGGTCGTGCCGACCGGCCAGCAGGTCGAGGGCGCGATGGAGTATGCGAAGATCCTGGCCGACAGCTCGCCGATGGTCATGGGCATGCTGAAGCGCTTCGTGCGCGACGACGTCATGGCGCGCGGCCCCTCGGAGAAGGCGGCGCTCGCCCGCCGCCAGCTGCTCTCCCTCGCCCGCAGCGAGGATCAGGCCGAAGGCGGCCGGGCGTTCCGCGAGAAGCGCAAGCCCGTCTTCACCGGCAAGCCGGGCTGA
- a CDS encoding amidohydrolase family protein, which yields MNAHPPMPGSGQAGGSRVPAGGIDCDIHPAVPSIKALLPYLSDHWRDMVEQRGVHELDSVAYPNNAPLTARPDWRPASGKAGTSLEMLRTQALDGFGTSLAICNCLYGVQLFFSEDMAAGFARAVNDWMAREWLDREPRLRASIVISPQSPEAAVEEIERCAADRRFVQVLMLAMDEMPLGRRRYWPIYEAAERHGLPVGIHAGGAYKHPVTPVGWPNYYTEDYAAQALAFQQTLTSLICEGVFAKFPALKVVMIESGFTWLPAHLWRLGKYWKGLRMEIPWVDRPPVEIVREHVRFTLQPVDGPPHPEQLERLIDHMRSDELLLFSTDYPHWQFDGDAALPEGLSPDLVRKIMVDNPRATYARLTETVQ from the coding sequence GTGAACGCCCATCCACCCATGCCCGGTTCGGGTCAGGCAGGCGGCAGCCGGGTTCCCGCCGGCGGAATCGACTGCGATATCCACCCGGCGGTGCCCAGCATCAAGGCGCTGCTGCCCTATTTGAGCGACCACTGGCGCGACATGGTCGAGCAGCGCGGCGTGCACGAACTGGACTCCGTCGCCTATCCGAACAACGCGCCGCTGACGGCGCGGCCGGACTGGCGGCCCGCGTCGGGCAAGGCGGGCACCAGCCTCGAGATGCTGCGTACCCAGGCGCTCGACGGCTTCGGCACCAGCCTCGCCATCTGCAACTGCCTGTACGGGGTGCAGCTCTTCTTCTCCGAAGACATGGCGGCCGGCTTCGCGCGGGCGGTGAACGACTGGATGGCGCGCGAGTGGCTCGACCGCGAACCGCGCCTGCGCGCCTCCATCGTGATCTCGCCGCAGTCGCCCGAGGCGGCGGTGGAAGAGATCGAGCGCTGCGCCGCCGACCGCCGCTTCGTCCAGGTGCTGATGCTGGCGATGGACGAGATGCCGCTCGGCCGCCGCCGCTACTGGCCGATCTACGAGGCGGCGGAGCGCCACGGCCTGCCGGTCGGCATCCATGCCGGCGGCGCCTACAAGCACCCGGTCACCCCGGTCGGCTGGCCGAACTATTACACCGAGGATTATGCGGCCCAGGCGCTCGCCTTCCAGCAGACGCTGACCAGCCTGATCTGCGAGGGCGTCTTCGCCAAGTTCCCGGCGCTCAAGGTCGTCATGATCGAGAGCGGCTTCACCTGGCTGCCGGCGCACCTCTGGCGGCTCGGCAAGTACTGGAAGGGGCTGCGCATGGAGATCCCCTGGGTGGACCGCCCGCCCGTCGAGATCGTGCGCGAGCATGTCCGCTTCACCCTGCAGCCCGTCGACGGCCCACCGCATCCGGAGCAGTTGGAGCGGCTGATCGACCACATGCGCTCCGACGAGCTGCTGCTGTTCTCGACCGACTATCCGCACTGGCAGTTCGACGGCGACGCGGCGTTGCCGGAGGGGCTGTCGCCCGACCTTGTTCGGAAGATCATGGTCGACAACCCGCGGGCGACGTACGCCCGCCTGACGGAGACGGTGCAATGA
- a CDS encoding GNAT family N-acetyltransferase, whose protein sequence is MIVPALSTPRLRLRARTLDDVEANLAMDMDPEVQRHLPNLHDRSPDAHRKELTDRILDGWPRTGALWVVEWRDPQAAGGPAGFLGWCALFPLQESGLIEIGYRYVPAVWGRGVATEAGRAVLDHGFRVMGFDPIVGVTAPENLASQNVLTKIGLRPEGRQFHYGLMLPFFALRRSEHLGDD, encoded by the coding sequence ATGATCGTACCGGCCCTATCGACCCCCCGACTGCGCCTCAGGGCGCGCACCCTCGACGATGTCGAGGCGAACCTGGCCATGGACATGGATCCGGAGGTGCAGCGCCATCTGCCCAACCTGCACGACCGTTCGCCCGACGCGCACCGCAAGGAACTGACCGACCGGATCCTCGACGGCTGGCCACGGACCGGCGCGCTTTGGGTCGTGGAATGGCGCGACCCGCAGGCGGCGGGCGGCCCTGCAGGCTTTCTCGGATGGTGCGCCCTCTTCCCGCTGCAGGAGTCGGGCCTGATCGAGATCGGCTACCGCTACGTTCCCGCCGTCTGGGGCCGCGGCGTCGCGACCGAGGCGGGCCGGGCAGTCCTGGACCACGGGTTTCGAGTCATGGGCTTCGACCCGATCGTCGGCGTGACGGCCCCCGAGAACTTGGCCTCGCAGAACGTCCTGACGAAAATCGGGCTGAGACCCGAGGGCCGGCAGTTCCACTACGGCCTGATGCTGCCCTTCTTCGCCCTGCGGCGGTCGGAACATCTCGGCGACGACTGA
- a CDS encoding DHA2 family efflux MFS transporter permease subunit, producing the protein MTNESIEVLFERYGQSYRWLVTIGGLLGAFAMVLSATIVNVAVPHVMGAFGVGQDEAQWMATAFIATMTASQLLNAWVVAALGQRVAFLCTLGVFIVGTLVSATSQSIDMLIVGRVLQGSAAGVVQPLVMVTIFQVFPANRRGLAMGIYGTGVVMAPAIGPALGGIMIDTFSWRHMFLMPLPFVAVAFLMGTIFMPTRAHRGPTPKFDWTGYILLCAAIFLLLTAAAKGPREGWLSDTILLEFILGSAAAVGFVFSQIRGRAPILDCTLFQNLKFASAASVAFVFGAGNFASTYVIPVFVQTIQGYTATRAGMVILPAGLLLVACLPLTGRAADRLPDHVPVMAGLAFFALGMALMVTSDVNTPFWTFAAFAMVGRFGLAFILPSLSAAALRALPPEQLNKGSGSLNFFRQLGGAAGTNLIVVWLQLRTMFHAEALTATQTADNNTVRQFLDTVGTSLESAGLSSALSDPMALDYLGKVVYAQALTMAYQDSFMILAIVFVLALPLAWVLGRVKRQAPVAAPAE; encoded by the coding sequence TTGACCAACGAATCCATCGAAGTCCTGTTCGAGCGTTACGGCCAGTCCTACCGGTGGCTCGTGACCATCGGCGGCCTGCTCGGGGCGTTCGCGATGGTGCTGTCGGCGACGATCGTCAACGTCGCCGTGCCGCACGTCATGGGTGCATTCGGCGTCGGCCAGGACGAGGCGCAGTGGATGGCCACCGCCTTCATCGCGACGATGACGGCGAGCCAGCTGCTCAACGCCTGGGTCGTCGCGGCGCTGGGGCAGCGGGTCGCCTTCCTCTGCACCCTGGGCGTATTCATCGTCGGCACCCTGGTCAGTGCCACGTCGCAGTCGATCGACATGCTGATCGTGGGGCGCGTGCTGCAGGGCTCGGCGGCCGGCGTCGTCCAGCCGCTGGTCATGGTGACGATCTTCCAGGTGTTCCCGGCGAACCGGCGCGGCCTCGCCATGGGCATCTACGGAACGGGCGTCGTCATGGCGCCGGCCATCGGCCCCGCCCTCGGCGGCATCATGATCGACACCTTCTCCTGGCGGCACATGTTCCTCATGCCGCTGCCGTTCGTCGCGGTCGCGTTCCTGATGGGAACGATCTTCATGCCGACGCGCGCCCACCGCGGGCCGACGCCGAAATTCGACTGGACCGGCTACATCCTTCTGTGCGCGGCGATCTTCCTGCTGCTGACCGCCGCCGCGAAGGGGCCGCGCGAAGGCTGGCTGTCCGACACGATCCTCCTGGAGTTCATCCTGGGCAGTGCCGCGGCCGTCGGCTTCGTCTTCTCGCAGATCCGCGGGCGCGCGCCGATCCTCGACTGCACCCTCTTCCAGAATCTCAAGTTCGCCTCGGCGGCGTCCGTCGCCTTCGTCTTCGGCGCCGGCAACTTCGCATCGACCTATGTCATCCCGGTGTTCGTGCAGACGATCCAGGGCTACACGGCGACGCGTGCCGGCATGGTGATCCTGCCGGCCGGCCTGCTCCTGGTCGCCTGCCTGCCGCTGACGGGTCGGGCGGCGGACAGGCTGCCCGACCATGTGCCGGTGATGGCCGGGCTCGCCTTCTTCGCGCTCGGCATGGCGCTGATGGTCACGTCCGACGTCAACACGCCGTTCTGGACGTTTGCCGCCTTCGCCATGGTCGGCCGCTTCGGCCTCGCTTTCATCCTCCCCTCGCTCAGCGCCGCAGCGCTGCGGGCGCTGCCGCCGGAGCAGCTGAACAAGGGGTCGGGGTCGCTGAACTTCTTCCGGCAACTCGGCGGCGCGGCGGGCACGAACCTGATCGTCGTCTGGCTGCAGCTCCGCACGATGTTCCATGCCGAGGCGCTGACGGCGACCCAGACGGCCGACAACAACACGGTGCGCCAGTTCCTCGACACGGTGGGAACCAGCCTCGAATCGGCCGGCCTGTCGAGCGCGCTCAGCGACCCGATGGCGCTCGACTATCTCGGCAAGGTGGTCTACGCGCAGGCCCTGACCATGGCCTACCAGGACAGCTTCATGATCCTGGCGATCGTCTTCGTGCTGGCCCTGCCGCTCGCCTGGGTGCTCGGCCGCGTCAAGCGGCAGGCGCCGGTGGCGGCACCCGCCGAGTAG
- a CDS encoding cysteine desulfurase family protein translates to MGAPIYLDYNASAPLRPEARAAMVGALGTIGNPSSVHAQGRQARRLVEEARASVASLLRAAPAAVVFTSGGTEASALALRRSGRRRVLVSAVEHDSVLSAVPDAAVVPVDAHGLVRLDVLAEMLAASDEPALVALMLVNNETGVVQPVAAAAEIAKTHGALLHCDAVQAAGRLDVAAEAAGADFIVVSAHKLGGPAGVGALVLGPGVSLEPQRGGGQERGRRAGTENLVGIAGFGAAAALAVADPVEMQRLDALRRQLEEGVQSVCPEAVVHGVQARRAAGTSCIGMPGVSAETQLMAFDLAGIAVSAGAACSSGKVSASHVLRAMGVTEAEARCAIRVSFGWGTAPADIDRLIGAWADLHRRTRARRAGGGA, encoded by the coding sequence TGGTCGGCGCGCTCGGCACGATCGGGAACCCCTCTTCGGTGCATGCGCAGGGCCGTCAGGCGCGCCGTCTGGTGGAGGAGGCACGCGCATCGGTCGCTTCGCTTCTCCGCGCCGCGCCCGCGGCGGTCGTCTTCACCAGCGGCGGAACGGAGGCGAGCGCCCTGGCCCTGCGTCGCAGCGGCCGGCGCCGGGTGCTCGTCTCTGCCGTGGAGCACGACTCCGTCCTCTCCGCCGTGCCCGACGCGGCGGTCGTGCCCGTCGACGCGCACGGGCTCGTCCGGCTCGACGTCCTGGCCGAGATGCTGGCTGCCTCGGACGAGCCGGCGCTGGTCGCGCTGATGCTGGTCAACAACGAGACGGGTGTGGTCCAGCCGGTCGCCGCCGCTGCCGAGATCGCAAAGACACACGGCGCGCTGCTGCACTGCGACGCGGTCCAGGCAGCGGGCCGACTCGACGTGGCGGCAGAGGCGGCAGGCGCGGATTTCATCGTGGTCTCGGCGCACAAGCTCGGCGGGCCGGCCGGCGTCGGCGCGCTCGTCCTCGGCCCCGGCGTTTCGCTCGAGCCGCAGCGCGGCGGCGGTCAGGAGCGCGGGCGCCGCGCCGGGACGGAAAATCTCGTCGGCATAGCCGGTTTCGGGGCTGCGGCGGCGCTGGCCGTCGCGGATCCTGTGGAGATGCAGCGCCTCGACGCGCTGCGCCGGCAGCTGGAGGAGGGGGTGCAGTCGGTATGTCCGGAGGCGGTCGTGCATGGCGTGCAGGCGCGCCGCGCGGCGGGGACGAGCTGTATCGGGATGCCGGGCGTGTCCGCGGAGACGCAGCTGATGGCGTTCGACCTCGCCGGGATCGCCGTCAGTGCCGGTGCGGCCTGTTCCTCGGGTAAGGTGTCGGCGTCCCACGTGCTCCGGGCGATGGGCGTGACGGAGGCAGAGGCGCGCTGCGCGATCCGCGTGAGCTTCGGCTGGGGCACGGCGCCCGCGGACATCGACCGGCTGATCGGCGCCTGGGCCGATCTCCATCGCCGGACACGGGCACGACGGGCGGGCGGTGGGGCGTAG
- a CDS encoding DUF4126 domain-containing protein, translating to MGIVETIAITMGLGWASGFNLYAAMLTLGLLGATDSMVLPEGLTILQHPAVIAAAGFMYFIEFFADKTPGVDTAWDTVHTFIRIPAGAVLAAMAVGDVSPVAETVALIVGGGMAATAHATKAGTRMLINTSPEPFSNWTASVAEDVAVVGGLWLALANPGLFLVLLAAALVAMIWLLPKIWRGLKAVAARIRGWLGGTPDAPEPSATNRTDLTDGDASFTLALDRGRPGDRPA from the coding sequence ATGGGCATCGTCGAGACCATCGCCATCACCATGGGCCTAGGCTGGGCGAGCGGCTTCAACCTCTACGCCGCCATGCTGACGCTCGGACTGCTCGGCGCCACCGACTCCATGGTCCTGCCGGAGGGGCTGACGATCCTGCAGCATCCGGCGGTGATCGCGGCCGCCGGCTTCATGTATTTCATTGAGTTCTTCGCCGACAAGACGCCCGGCGTCGATACCGCCTGGGACACCGTCCACACCTTCATCCGCATCCCGGCCGGCGCCGTGCTGGCGGCGATGGCCGTGGGCGACGTGTCGCCGGTGGCGGAGACGGTGGCGCTGATCGTCGGCGGCGGCATGGCGGCGACCGCCCATGCGACCAAGGCCGGGACGCGCATGCTCATCAACACCTCGCCCGAGCCCTTCAGCAACTGGACGGCGTCGGTGGCCGAGGACGTCGCGGTGGTGGGGGGCCTGTGGCTGGCCCTGGCGAACCCGGGGCTCTTCCTGGTCCTGCTGGCCGCGGCACTGGTCGCGATGATCTGGCTGCTGCCGAAGATCTGGCGCGGCCTGAAGGCGGTCGCCGCACGCATCCGCGGCTGGCTCGGCGGGACGCCCGACGCCCCCGAACCCAGCGCGACGAACCGCACCGACCTTACCGACGGCGATGCGAGCTTCACCCTGGCCCTCGATCGCGGCCGGCCGGGCGACCGCCCGGCCTGA